ATCTTTAGAAAATGTATCACCAAATTTGGCCAAAATACTAGCAACAGCCTCCGTTTCTGCAATGCTTTTGCCCTCTGTTGATCTGTTTAGCAGCGAAATTAAGTGGGAGGGGACCTGATTAGATGCTTTAGTGCTATAAGCCCGTGCCTTGGTTTCTTCAACAGTTGAAGCAGTGTTCACTCGGCGTGCAGCAACATAATTTTCAATCTCTTGTTGATGTTCCACCTGAGAAAGTACTGTAACTATTCTCTCAATTTTCTCTGCCACGCCTATCTCAGCATCCTgttttaatgtcacttccgCCGGAAATGGATTAAGGATGCGGATCTTACATGTAGGAGCATGGTTAAGGTTAACCAACGTTGATGCCATTTGCAGAGGATACCTTTCTTTAAATGCCTCTGTAGGCTCAACTACGTAATCGGCCGCCATGTCTTTATCGTCAGCTTCGTACCTCTCGATATAAACATTGACCACCGCCTCTGCTTGGCCAGGTAAAGTCATATCTTCTGCTACCACAACCCGCCTTGTTTTGTCCTCCTTTCCAATCTGAAACACAGGAATGCTTACACCGTCTAGTACTATCTTGTTACAACTTAATAAGATATCTGCAGGCTGACCGTTACGTCCCTTAAGGATGTCATACCCCAGCAGCGCATCGTCCTCGATGTCTGCAACCATAACGTCCTCCACCAGCTGCATAGGACCTAAACGAAGATTAAGCTTTGCCTGTCCAGCCTCTCTAATTGGCGCTCCTCCAGCACCAACCAGCCTGGCCGTCTTGTCCAGCAACGGGCGGGTCTCCACCTCCAACTGCTCGAACACCCTGGTGGACACTATTGTCCGTGACGCCCCAGTATCTGCCGTAAATGTAACAGAATGTCCATTTACAGAGCCCTTCACATACACTCCCTCCGCAAGGGCTTTGGAACTCTGTCTGCGCACCCACCCATTACTGATACAGGGCTTCCCCTCTGCACTACAAAACACTGGTGTATGGCCGGCAAAACTACTTATTGGGACCTTCCTTTGGCCGCAAGGGCTGGTCCCTGCCCGTTTAAAGGGACATCGCCATCTGCGCTTGATTCCTTCCGTTGACCGTTTAAATGGCTTCGGTTTCGCTGGTTGATGTTATCCGGACATTCACGTGCGTAGTGGCCCTTTTGGTGACACCGGAAGCACTCCACTTCCCGTTTCCTCCCTTTGTTGTCAACAGTCGGCTTTGTCCGCTTACCTTCCAGATCATCTAAACGTCTCAATATCTGGTTGAGAACTTCTTCACTGGCACTAACTTGCTTGTTCGGCCTTTCAACGGCAGTATCGCCCCCTTTAAAACTACTTCCGGTATGCTGCTCTCTTGTGGGTGGCCACTCATCACACGTGGGGTAGCGGTCAGTCGTACGCCGCATCGGTCGCCTTGGTCGTCGGTCATCCTGACTGCCCCTTGTTTGCAGAAAGGTGGCAACATGATAAACAGCATCATCAACAGTGGTGGGCTCCTTATGAAATTCTACCTCAAAGCGCGCATCGTCGTCTAGCAGGCCGTCAAGGAACCGGCGCACCAAATCCTCTTCCCTAGTTTTACGGTCTCGGTGGGGGTGAGCTCGGTCATAGAGCATCTTGAGGTCTGCCGCATATGCcacgccttcggtcttttatcAGAGCTTGATTGAGATTTTagtttcacaatacggccgtctgacggagcacagtcaaaacattattttggaaaccggtttgtcgaagtgtttgacaGTGACTTGGAGGGAatgtgctgaattttgacctctacaaaatttagtgccattttaccttaaataacctaaaatatatatttttttcttcagattcatcaaaggggtcactcataccaactatctagcataaataactatgaattacggcacttttacaaagtcatCTCGATTTGTCTAAATAGAGTAAAGTGAAACCACTCCAATTTCATCGAAATGTGACAGCTAAGAAAAACATGCCTACTAAAGCACTCAAACGAaaagttgcaacaaaaacatgcagccaACATGCAGATAAACCTTCAATCTTTCAATTGCAACCACTATTCTCACCTGAACATTCATCTAGCAGGCGCGTAGGAAGGAAATTGATATTGGGGCCGCGGAAGGGGTGGGGTGTCCCCTACCATcgagatttttttcaattttcaagaaaagttatctttaatttaagtcttccattttaagcaaaaagttGCCTTTCGACctagcatatatgacgttattaatcacgtggtatacacacactgtaaataGTAGTCGATTGAAATTTAGATTAGATTATTGTTTCTTGTCTTGCCGACTCTAAATAAGTTTGATCATATCTGTTGATGATTAACATTCCTCGTTTTTATCTATCGTATAAAACCTAGATACGTTAAAGTAGAGCACTGTCGTGAGCTAGGACATTCCATTCGAACACGAATGCTCTGCATGGATGGATTATGCTGATGCATGCATGTTGAGGTTTAATGTGCGTTGAATACTTTGATCAGATTAACCATTCACTACGTTTTGATTTGATTCgggattgtttggataagagtgaggttgtacACACAGTGttgataaacaaatatgtagttatgccccccttcgaaggagaggggtatattgctttgcacaggcatgtcggtcggtccgtcggtagaccaaagcttgtccgagtgataactcaacaattcctggacgtatggtcatcaaacttcacatgaaggttgggcctgaccagtagatgaccccctattgattttgggggtcatcaggtcaaaggtcaaggtcacagtgacctttaatggtaaaataattttaaagcttgtccgagtgataactcaacaatgcctgcaaccatggccctcaaacttgacatggaggttgggcctgaccagtagatgacctctattgtttttgggggtcatcaggccaaaggtcaaggtcacagtgaccttgaatggtaaaaggttgtccgagtgataacgtgacaatgcctgcacccatggccctcaaacttgacttggaggttgggcctgaccagtagctgacccctattgttttttgggctcaatgggtcaaaagtcaaggtcacagtgaccttgaatggtaaaaggttgttcgagtgataactcaacaatgcctgcacccatggccctcaaacttgacttggaggttgggcctgaccagtagatgacccctattgttttttgggggtcattgggccaaaggtcaaggtcacagtgaccttgaatggtaaaaggttgtccgattgataactcaacaatgtctgcacccatggccctcaaacttgacttggagaattggcctgaccaggagatgacccctatggtttttgggggttatctggccaaaggtcaaggtcacagtgaccttgaatggtaaaaggttgtccgattgattactcaacaatgcctgcacccatggccctcaaacttgacttggagaattggcctgaccaggagatgacccctttggtttttgggggtcatctggccaaaggtcaaggtcacagtgacctggaatggtaaaaggttgtccgagtgataactcgacaatgcctgcacccatggccctcaaacttgacttggaggttgggcctggccagaagatggtccctattgatttaaggggtcattgggccaaaggtcaaggtcacagtgacctggaatggtaaaaggttatccgagtgataacttgacaatggccctcaaacttgatttggaggttgagcctggccagaagattgtccctattaattttaggggtcattgggccaaaggtcaaggtcacagtgaccttgaatgataaaaggttgtccaagtgataactcaacaatgcctgcacccatggccctcaaacttgacatggaggttgggcctgaccagtagatgacccctattgattttaggggtcaaaggtcaaggtcacagtgaccttgaaagcaaactcgacaattcttggacctattgtcatcaaacttgacatgaaggttgggcctgccaagtagatgacccctatcgactttgggggtcatcaggccaaggtcaatgtcacagtaacctttaatgcaaaaaagttaacaaatcttcccccaatgatatctcgacaatgcctgaacctatgatcattaaacttgacatggatgttaaacctgaccagtagatcacccttattgattttaggattcatagagccaaaggtcaaggtcacagtgatcttgaatggtaaaaggttgtacgagtgataactcaacaatgcctgaacccatggccttcaaacttgacttggagttgcatctgacttgtagatgaccccttatgatttaaggggtcatcgggtcaaaggtcaaggtcacagtgacctggaacgaaaaaaacttgtcttttgataacatgacaatgcctgcacccatggccctcaaacttgactttaggtttctggtgaccag
The sequence above is drawn from the Mya arenaria isolate MELC-2E11 chromosome 14, ASM2691426v1 genome and encodes:
- the LOC128215916 gene encoding uncharacterized protein LOC128215916; the protein is MLYDRAHPHRDRKTREEDLVRRFLDGLLDDDARFEVEFHKEPTTVDDAVYHVATFLQTRGSQDDRRPRRPMRRTTDRYPTCDEWPPTREQHTGSSFKGGDTAVERPNKQVSASEEVLNQILRRLDDLEVFCSAEGKPCISNGWVRRQSSKALAEGVYVKGSVNGHSVTFTADTGASRTIVSTRVFEQLEVETRPLLDKTARLVGAGGAPIREAGQAKLNLRLGPMQLVEDVMVADIEDDALLGYDILKGRNGQPADILLSCNKIVLDGVSIPVFQIGKEDKTRRVVVAEDMTLPGQAEAVVNVYIERYEADDKDMAADYVVEPTEAFKERYPLQMASTLVNLNHAPTCKIRILNPFPAEVTLKQDAEIGVAEKIERIVTVLSQVEHQQEIENYVAARRVNTASTVEETKARAYSTKASNQVPSHLISLLNRSTEGKSIAETEAVASILAKFGDTFSKDDWDIGLTHLAEHSINTGDAVPIKQRPRRVPLAYAEEEKQAIEDLLNKGVIKKSTSPWASPIVLVRKKNGSVRPCVDYRRVNALVKPDGFPLPRIQDCLDAVADSQYFSSLDLTSGYFQIPLKKEDVPKSAFACKFGQYEMVRMPFGLNNAASTFQRTIELVLQGLQWETCLVYIDDIVVFGSDLEQHLGRLEEVLSRIREAGLKLKPEKCNLLQTEVRFLGHIVSAKGVKPDPSNIAKIIGWPRPENQKQVKQFVATGSYYRRFVKDFAKLARPLIDLTKKDRPFQWTVACEDAFIALKQALIGPDIMGYPLNEAGSFYLDTDASGVGLGAVLSQIQSGRERVIAYASRATNKAERNYCITEQELLAVVFFIQYFRQYLLGRRFVVRTDHQALG